In Phragmites australis chromosome 16, lpPhrAust1.1, whole genome shotgun sequence, one DNA window encodes the following:
- the LOC133895417 gene encoding multiprotein-bridging factor 1a-like, protein MAGIGPIRQDWEPVVVRKKAPTAAAKKDEKAVNAARRSGAEIETMKKHNAGTNKAASSGTSLNTKRLDDDTENLAHERVPSDLKKNLMQARLDKKLTQAQLAQMINEKPQVIQEYESGKAIPNQQIIGKLERALGTKLRGGKK, encoded by the exons atggcggGGATCGGGCCGATCAGGCAGGACTGGGAGCCCGTGGTGGTGCGGAAGAAGgcaccgaccgccgccgccaagAAGGATGAGAAGGCCGTCAACGCCGCCCGACGCTCCGGCGCCGAGATCGAGACCATGAAGAAGC ACAACGCTGGGACGAACAAGGCGGCATCCAGCGGCACATCCCTAAACACCAAGCGGCTCGATGATGACACTGAGAACCTTGCCC ATGAGCGTGTCCCAAGTGACCTGAAGAAAAACCTCATGCAAGCAAGGCTGGACAAGAAGCTGACCCAGGCACAGCTTGCTCAG ATGATCAATGAGAAGCCACAGGTGATCCAGGAGTATGAATCGGGCAAGGCGATTCCCAACCAGCAGATCATTGGCAAGCTTGAGAGGGCCCTGGGAACAAAGCTGCGTGGTGGTAAAAAGTAG